The Salinirubellus salinus genome segment GCTGACGAAGAAGCGCGTCGTGACGGTCTCACCGTCCGCGAGTTCGACCGTCCACGTGCCCGCGTCGTCGTCCCACGTCGCCCCCGCCACCTCCCGCTCGAACTCGACGTCCCGACGCAGGTCCAGTCGGTCCGCGGCGAAGTTCAGGTACTCCAGTATCTCCGGCTGTTCGGGGTAGCGCTCGGTCCACTCCCACTCCTCGTACAGGTCCTCGTCGAAGGAGTAGCAGTAGATGTGACTCTCGCTGTCACACCGAGCGCCGGGGTAGCGGTTCCAGTACCACGTCCCGCCGACCTCCTCGCCCTTCTCGAACACGCGGACCGAGAGGCCACGTTCGCGGAGCCTGTGCAGCATGTAGAGCCCGGAGAACCCCGCGCCGACGACGACGGCGTCAACGTCGACGTCGGTGGCTCCGCCGCTCGTGTGTGCGTCACTGTCGGACACGGTCGCTCACTGGGCGTAGATTTCCCCACCCGCGGTTAAACCTGATGCCGTGCTGAACAGGGTGTCTCTCGAACAGGCTGGACAGCCCCTCCCGGAGCTGGCTGAGTGAATACTCAGATTTATGCCGGCTGAGTGCTCACTCAGTCCATGGGAGAGAACGACGACCGCGTGTCCGCGGCCCGCGACGAGGGCTTCGGCGTCTTCCTCGTCGGGATGCGCATCGACCGGCTGCGGGCGGTTCGCGGGGGGCTCCCCGTCGCCGCCGCGGCCCCGCGGATGGTGCGCGAGCAGGCGCCAGCGGGGTTGCTCGGGAGCCGGTACCTCCGCGACGGGTGGCAGGGCCCGACCATCGTCCAGTACTGGGCGTCCTTCGAGGCGCTGGAGCGGTACGTCGCCGCGCCCGGCACGGAACACCGACGCCGGTGGCAGCGGTTCGACGCACGGGCCGCCGAGAGCGACGCCATCGGCATCTGGCACGAGACGTCCCTCGTCGAGTCCTACGAGACGGTGTACCGGCATGTGCCGCCCCACGGCCTCGGGGCGGCGGGGAGCGAACTCGTCCCGGCGGACGCCGAGCGTGAGACCGCGGCCGGCCGACTCGGCCGCGACCCCGACGGTGCGCCGTTCACTCCCGACGGGGAGGTGTCGGGATGAACCACCACGAGTCCGGCTGTCGGGAGCCGCCGACCCCCCTCGTCGGCGTCGTCGCGGGCGGCGTGACGCTCCTCGTGCTGGCGACGGCCTTCTCGCTGCACGCGCTCGACGTGTCGTGGGCGTGGGTGGTCTACCCGCTCGGGTTCGGCGGCGTCCTGCCGCTGGCGATGGGCGTGGCCGCCCGGGCCCGACGCGAGGAGGAGTCACGCCCGACGAGGCGGTCACCCGACGGGCACCACGGCGACACGCCGTCGGCGGCACTCGACGACCTCCGGCTGCGCTACGCGCGTGGCGAACTGGACGAGGCGGCGTTCGAGCGACGGCTCGAGCGCCTGCTGGCGTCGGAGGCGTCCGAAGGAGTGCCAGACCGCTACGACGAGGCGTACTCGGCAGGCGGCGAGACCCCCTCGGCCAGCACCACGCGGTCGAGGTAGTCGAACAGCCGTTCCCTGACCCCTTCGCCCACGTCCCGCATCCCGAGTGCCTTCTCCGCGCCCGCGGTGCCGTCCGTCGTCGTCAGCAGGTACGCCGCGGTGGCCTCGGGGTCGACGTCGCGGAACACGCCGGCCTCGACGCCCTCCCGGAGCACGTCGGCGAGGTCGGTCAACACCGCCCGCTCGTAGGCGGTGAGTCGCTCGCGGAACCGTTCGTTGTGTCGGGCGTGCGCGAGCAACTCCATCACGGCGACGGCGATGCCGGTGTCCACCTCGTCCTCCGGGTCGCCGAGCAGGCGGTCGCAGGCGGCGTAGAGCCGTGTCACGGGGTCGGCGTCGGCGAGTTCGGCGAGGCGACGGGCGATGCGGTCCGTGGCGAACTCGAGGAACGCGATGACGAGGGCCTCCTTGGTGTCGTAGTGGTAGAAGAAGAACGCCTCGCTCTTCTCGGACTCGGCGGCCACCTTCTTGGTGGTGAGGCCGGCGTAGCCGTGGCGGGCCAGCGCCCGCATCACCGCCTGGACGGCCTCCTCGCGGGCCGCGGGTGGCACCTCCGAGACGCCGTCGGCGTCGTCGCTCATACCCGGCGTAGGCCGACCGGTGGGATACGGTTTTCCCCCGACGCGCTCTCGCGTTCGTGACAGCGAGAAGGCTATACGCTCCGGACGCCTCCCGGTAGCATGGTTCACAGCACGACCCGCGAGTTCACGGAGGGTCTCGTCGCCACCTGCCGGACCGCGCTGGGTGACACCCTCCGCAGCGTCGTCCACTTCACCCCCGACGGGTACGGGGTGCTCTACCTCCGGTCGGACCTCGGGGCCGACCCGCACGACGCCCACGAGGCCAAGCGCGCGCTCGTCGAGAACGAGCGACTCGGCTTCGACTCCCGTGAGACGTACAGCGACCTGCAGGAGGCGCCCGGCGTCGACGGGTCGCTCGGGGAGTACCTGTTCACCGTCCGCGCGTTCACCGACGGCTACCTCGCGCGGGTCCTGTACGGCGACCACGGCGTCCTCGTCACCACGGACTCGATGGACATCGACGCGTTCGAGGAGTTCGCCGTCGCCGCCCAGCGGACCCTCGAGGACCTCGCCGACTGACTCCCGACCGGCGGTCTCCCGCCGACGGCGTCACTCCTCGGTCAGTCGGGCGACCACACGGGTCACCTCGTCGAGCATCGCGGTCTGCTCCTCCGTCGCGGCGGCGATGTCGTCGACCTCGGTGGAGACGGCGGTCGCCCCCTCGACGGCGTCCTCGACGAGCGAGGCCACCTCCTCGGTGGAGGCGGCCTGCTCCTCGGTGGCGTCGGCCACCTCGCGGATGCCACGCGAGGTCTCCTCGACCGCCTCGGCGATGTCGTCCAGCGACGCCATCGCATCCTCGACGCGCTCGATACCGTGGTCGACCTGTTCCTCGGTCTCGTCCAGGCTCGCGACGGTCTCCGTCGCGTCCGCCCGGATGTCCTCGACGAGCTGTTCGATCTGGCCGGCCTGTCGCTGTGACTCCTCGGCGAGGCTCTTGACCTCGTCGGCGACGACGGCGAACCCCTGTCCCGCGTCGCCCGCGCGAGCGGCCTCGATGCTGGCGTTGAGCGCCAGCAGGTTCGTCTGCTCGGCGATGCGGTTGATGACCTCGACCACCTCGTCGACCTCGGCGATGCGCTCTTGCAGGCTGGAGAAGTCGTCGGCCATCTCCGTGGCCGCCTCGTCGATGTCGCCCATCACCTCGCGGGCCGTCTCGGCGGACTCGCGGCCCTCGTCGGCGGTCTCGGCGGCCTGTGCGCTCCGGCCGTTCACCTCGTCGGCCGTCGAGGCGATCTCCTCGATGGTGGCGCTCATGTTCGACACCTCGCCCGCGACGTTCTCCATCGACTCGCGCTGGCGCTCGGCGACGCCGGATATCTCCTGGGCGCTCGTCGAGACTCCCTCGGCCGCGTTCTGGAGTTCCTCGACCGGCTCGAGCACGTCCGACTCCACCTCCCGGGTGAGGTGCTCGCGCTGGTCCATCTCCGCTTGCATCTGCTCGGCGTAGGAGTGGATGTAGGTGTCCATCGCCACCTGCTGGTCGAGGTTCATCAGTTTCACCACGGACAGGAGGCGCTCGACGGTGGCGTCGACGGCCGCCTCCACCTCGCCGGCCTGCGGTGCCGTCTCGGGCGAGACGGGTCCGTCAGGTCGGTCGGCCGGGCCGCCGGCGTGCGTGGGTGCCTCGTCCACCCCACCGTCCGTGGCCGGGCCGCTCCCGCGGGCGTACTCGGCCTTCACGTCGCTGGCGACGGCATCGAACAGACCCCGGTAGTAGACGGCGTAGGCGCCGAGGTAGATCTTCGGGCCCAGTCCCAGCAGGTCGTGGAGCTTGCCGATTCGGGCGCGGCGGGCGAAGTAGTCGGTGCCGTACGTGCCTCGACCGAGGTCCTTCAGGTACTGCCGCTGGTCGCGCTTGAGCGCCTCGACCGGCTTGTCGGACTTGTTCAGGATGGCGACCGTCTCGGAGTGGGCCTGCAGGTGGTCGTAGAACTCCTCGACGAGGTCGTCGGCGACGGTCTCGAACGACGGTAGCATCGACTCCAGCCGTGCCTCGTCGGCCGCGTCGAAACCGGTGAACGACTTGCGCCACGCGATCTCCTCGCCGTCGATACCGATGGCGGAACTCAACTCTCCGCCGTCGACCCCCTGTCTGACGGCGGCGGTTATCTTCGGGTCCCCTGACGACATACCCGAACCAACGGAGTCCCCAACTTAAGGTAGCGGGCCCAGTTATCACCGCCGATAGTCGACCACCCGCCGGGGGCGCAGCGTGTGGTGGCTCCACGGCCGAACCCGAGGGGTTTACCCGGGCGAGCGCCGAGGTGACGAGCGATGGACGAAGCGACGGCGTTCGTACCCGGCCACGTCACCGCGTTCTTCAGCGCCCACCGGGACGACGACCCGACGAAGGCCGGCTCGCGTGGGGGTGGACTCGCGCTCTCGGACGGCGTCCGCGTGACCGTCTCGCGGGCGGACGAGCGCGGCGACGCGGGCGCCGACGCCGACCCCGGGCTCTACCTCGACGACGACGCCATCGAGATGGACTCCGTCGCCCGCGTGCTCCAGGCGCTGCGGGTCGAGAACGCCCGCATCGAGGCGACGACACCGCTCCCGCTCGGCTCCGGGTTCGGGGTCAGCGGTGCGACGGCGCTCGGCACCGCGCTCGCGGCGGGGCAGGTGTACGAGCGGCCGCTCTCGGAGGCCGAACTCGTCACTATCGCCCACGGCGCGGAGGTGCAGGCCGGGACCGGCCTCGGCGACGTGGTCGCACAGGCCCGCGGCGGCGTCCCGCTCCGCCTCGAACCGGGCGCGCCCGCCCACGGCCGGATGGACGCCATCCCGAGCGGCCCGCGGCGGGTGGAGTACCTCGCACTCGGCCAGCTCTCGACCGAGGCGGTCCTCTCGGGCGACACCGACCAGCTCTCGGCGGCCGGCGAACGGGCGGTGTCGACCGTGGCCGGCGAGCCGACGATGGGGACCTTCATGGAGGCCGCTCGGCGGTTCGCCCGCGAGGCCGGCCTGCTGACCGACGAACTCCGCGCGGTCGTGACCGACGTGAGCGACGCCGGCGGCGACGCCTCGATGGCGATGCTCGGTGAGACGGTGTTCGCGCTCGACACCGGCCTCTCGGACGCGGGCTACGACCCGGCCGTCTGCGAGGTCCACCGCGCCGGCGCGGTGCTGGAGTGACTCCGCGGCGAAGAGGAGAGAGTTTTCACGAGCGGGTCGCACACTCCCGCTATGACCGACGTGGAGGTACCGGAGTCACACCCCCGGTACGAGTCACTCCTGACGCGCCACCGCATCGAGGAGGGCGTCGAGAAGGGTATCACCTCGAAGCAGGGACTCATCGCGCAGGGCCGCGGCGAGGCGTTCGACTACCTGCTGGGTGAGCGGACCATCCCGAGCGCCCGCGAGGCCGAACGCGTGGCCGCCGCCTACCTCCTGCTGGCCGAGCACCCGGTGCTCTCGGTCAACGGGAACGTCGCGGCACTCTGCCCCGGCGAGATGGTCGAACTCGCCGAGGCGTCCGGGGCGGCCCTCGAGGTGAACCTGTTCAACCGGACGCCCGAGCGGATGCAGGCCATCGTGGACCACCTGCGCGAACACGGCGCCGAGGAGGTGCTGGGACTGACGGCCGACGGGCGTATCCCGAACCTCGACCACGAGCGCGCGAAGGTGGACCGCGAGGGCATCGGGACGGCCGACGTGGTGCTCGTCCCGCTGGAGGACGGCGACCGGGCCGAGGCGCTCGCGGCGATGGGGAAGACGGAACTCGTCGTCGACCTGAACCCGATGAGTCGCTCCGCGCGGTCGGCGACGGTCCCCATCGTGGACAACATCGTCCGGGCGGTGCCGAACGTCACCGAGTCGGTGCGGGAGCTGCGCGACGCGTCTCGTCAGGAACTGGAGGCCATCGTCGAGGCGTTCGACCGTGAGGCGGCGCTGGCGGCGGCCGAACGGGCGATTCGAGAGGGCGGCGAGGAGTAGTGGCCGTCAGGTGAGGAACGCGTCCAGCCCGCGCGCCGGGTAGCCGACGACGTGGTCGACGCCCGCCTCGCGGAGCGCCTCGACCTGTTCTGCGACCGACCCGACGCTCCCGACGAGCGCGTAGTCGCGTACGGCCGCCGAGAGCACCTCGCGTGCTCGTCCCGTCGCCGTCGCGTCCGTGGCTGCACCCTCGGGGAGCGCCCGGCGGACGGGGCCGCGACGGGCAGCGTAGGCCCCCACGGCGTCGAGGATGGCGTCCTCGTCCTCGGCGAGAACCGTGGGTGCGTAGACGGCGACGCCGCCGTCGAACCCGGCCGCGCGGAGCGCCCGGACCTCGCGTTCGGTCGACCGCGAGAGCAGTTCGTACTGGACGCCGCCGGCGGCCAGCGCCACCCGTTCGACGCCCTCCGTGCCGACCCACGCGTCGGGGACGGCCTCGCGGGCGGCACCGAGCCGGGGGGCGACGGCCCGCTCGCGTTCCGCGTCGGTCAGGTAGGCCGGGTGGCCGGCGACGAGGACCCGCTGGGCGGCTGGGGGGACCCGCGAGACGAGCGAGTCGTCTCCGAGCGGGTCGAACCCGTCGGCCCGGACCGGCGTCGTGACGTACAGGTCGACGCGCTCGGCGAGTCGCCGGAGCGTCCGCTCGCTCGGCAGGTGCTCGCGCCCCTCGTAGTCGACGGCGACCCGGTCGACGGGCAGGTCGACCGCGCGCGAGACGTCACACTCGGCGGGTTTCAGTGCGACCGTGTCGATTCCGGCACGTCCCAGCGTCCCCTCGGTCAGCATCTGGTCGGAGTGGGTGTCTCGGGCGTATGGGGCTGTCGTTTCGGGCGAGTGTGGCCGCCCCCGGACGTGCTACTCCCGCTCGGCCGCGACCGGGTCTGCGCGGTAGCCGAGGGTCCGCGCCACTGGAGCCAGCGCCCCGAACACCAGTCTCTGGACGCGGAGCGGCGGGCTGGCGAGATGGAGGAGGTCGTAGCCGTAGGCGTCGTACAGCGCGGCCACCTGAAGCAGGGAGGGGGAACCGTCGGCCCGGAGTTCACCCCGCTCTCCGAGCGCAGCCAAGTCACGGAGGAACGCCTCGGTGCGCAACCCCGGCTCGAGCCGCACGGTGAGGTGGAGCTCCGTCGTCTCGGGGTTCCGCCACGTGTGAGGGGTCCCGGCCGGGACGGTCACCGTCTCCCCTGCGGTGTGTGTCGTCGGTTCGCCGTCCCGGACGAGCTCGAGCGTGCCGCCCTCGACGGTGAACGTCTCGTCCTGCCGGGGATGGACGTGCTCGGCGAGAGGTACCATCTCCGGGACGGCCCAGATGTCGAGTTCCAGCGGGTCGGTCGCGGGGTCGTCGGGCGGTGTGTGGAACAGGGCCCGTTCGCCGGTCACGGGGTTCTCCACGTATGCCGGCTCTGTCGGGTCGATACCGGGAGGTGTCTCGTGGACGGCCATACCGGACGTGGGTGGCGAACAAGCAATTGTTGCCGGGTTTGTCGGGGGCGACCGGCGACGAAATCAACCCGAAAACCGTTCGGTCGCACCGAGCTTCCTAACAAATATTGCCGGTTATTCCGTACCATCTCGTATGCCGACAGCAGCCGAGGCGGGCGAGCGGAGCCGTGTCCTCGACTTCGAGGGGTTCCCCGGCCGGTGGGAGATACTCGAGACGGGCGAGGAGACCGACGGTGAGCGGTTCACGACACGGATGGAACTGGAGGAGCGGTCGGAACTCCCCGTCCACGCGCACCCACACGCCGAGGAACACTACGAGGTGGTCGCCGGCGAACTCGAGGTACAGGTCGGCGACGAGTGGTCGACGCTGACCGCGGGCGAGCGAGCAGTGGTCCCGCCGGACACGCCACACACGTTCCGGAACGAGACGGACGCGGTGGTACTGAACGTCCACAGCCCCGCCCTGCGCTTCGAGGAGTTCTTCCGGGGCTTCCACCGACTCAAGATCGGGCGGGGGGTCGAGATGCCGCCGCGGGGGCCGAAGCCGGCGGTGCTGCTCGCGATGCTCCTCGTGGAACACGAGGACGAACAGGTCGTCGTCAGTCCACCACAATGGGTGTTCCGCGTGCTGGCGAGGGTCGGGTCCCTGATCGGGTACCGGCTCCCGGAGTGAGCCGGCGACCGCCCCGCCGCCTCAATCGAGACCCAGCGCCGGCAGGAGGTCCGCGACGAACGCCCACGCCAGCAACTGCGCGACCGCCATCACCACCATCGCGGCGACGGTGGGGAACGGCCGTTCGTCGCGGGTGAACGTCGCCACGCCCCAGACGGCGAACGGGACGGCGGCCAGCGAGGCGGCCGTCACGACCGGCGGGAGGACCGGCCCGGTCAGCGCGGCGAGCGAGGCGAAGGCGGCCACGACGGCGGCGAGGTGGACCCCGCGGAGCCGACGGGGGGGCCACCGCGTCGGGAGCGTGAACTTCCCGGTGGCCGCGTCGACCTCGCGGTCGGGCCACTGCGTCGCGAGGAGGTTCGCGAACACCAGCAGGGTGAACGGGACGACGGCGAGACAGACCACGAGCGAAGGGGGCGCGAGGACGGTCGCGCCGTAGTGTGGCAGGAGGAGCCCGCCGAGCAGGGCGTTGTCCACCTCCCCGAGGCCGCGGCGCGAGAGCGCTACCGGCGGGAGCGAGTAGGCCCACCCGAGCAGGGCGATGGCCGCGAGGAACAGGAACGCGCCGGGCGACAGCCACCCGACGAGCACGAGGCCGAGCGAGAGGAGCGCACCGACCACGCCGGCGGTGAGCGTGGCGGTCCAGGCGACCGAGCGTGGGACCGTGTCGGCCGCACCCGACCCGCCGGAGAACGGCGTCCGCGAGCCGCGCTCGGAGGTGAGGCGGTCGGTCTCGTAGTCGGCGAACTCGTTGGCGAAGTGGACGCTGGCGGCGACCGGCAGGAGCGCGAGCAGGCCGACCAGGACGGCTCGTGGGTCGAGCGTCGTGCCCGAGCCGACGGCGATGGCGACGCCGAGCGCGTAGACGGCGACTATCAGGAGGAGCTGCGAGGGCCGGGCCATCTGCCAGACCGCCAGCGCCGCCTCGGCGGCGGTCGGTGCGTCGCGTCGGTCCCCCGGTCGCTCGGTGCCGGTCACTCGCCGCTCACGCCTCGCCGTCGGCCAGGCGCCAGCCCTCGTCGACCCGGTCGACGACCTCACGGCGCTCCATCTCGGTCAGCACCTCGTCGAGTCGGCCGGGCTGGGCGATCTCCATCTCCATCCGCTCGACGCGGTGGTACTCCGAGAGGAGGTGGCGGATGCCGTCCGCGTCGTACGGGCCGTCGCCGTCCTTCTCCATCACGCCCGATATCAGGTCGACCATGTCCTCGATGAAGTTCCACGGGTAGACGACCCACGTCCACTCCTCGAGTCGCTCGCCGACGAAGTCGGGGTGGAACTCGCTGGTGCCGAGTAGCTGCAAGGTGGCGGTCCGGACCTCGCCGGCGTTCCGCTCCTCGACGTACTCGTCGGCGCGGCGGATGGAGCCGCCGGTGTCGGCGATGTCGTCGATGACGAGGACGTCCTTGCCCTCGACGCTCCCCTTGGGCATCGGGTAGCGCACCGTCGGCTCGCCCGACTTCTGGGCCGTACCGACGTAGTGTTCCATCTTCAGGCTCGTCAGGTCGTCCAGTCCGAGGAAGTCACAGATACACCGGCCGGCGAACCAGCCCCCACGGGCGAGCGCGACGACCACGTCCGGTTCGAACTCCGCCTCTTTCACGTCCTCCGAGACCTCCCGACAGAGGTCGTAGATGTAGTCCCAGTTCGTGATGGTGCACTTGAACTCCTCGGGCAGGTCGCTCATGTGCGGCGGGACGTATCGCCCGAGGTTAAGTGGTGTGTCTCGCCGTGAGCGGCCGAACTATGCCGGCGGGAGTCCTCGCCGTCGGCATGGACGGACTCGACCTCCCCGAGCGGTTCGCCGACTTCGACCACGCCAGCCACACCCGGCGGGCCATCGACCTCGCCCGCGAGGCCCGCGACCGGGGCGACGACGCCTACGGCTCGGTGCTCGTCCGCGACGACCGAATCGTGGCCGAGGCGCGCAACGCCGTCGTCACCGACGACGACCTCCGGGCGCACCCGGAACTGGAACTCGCCCGGCGCGCGGTCCGAGAGTTCACCCCCGAGGAGCGAGTGGAGACGGTGCTGTACACCTCGACGGAGCCGTGTCCGATGTGTGCGGGCGGCATCTACCACGCTGGGCTGGCGGCGGTGGTCTACAGCGTCTCGGCCGAGCGGGCGGGCCAACTCGGGACGGACCTGGTGGTGCCGTCGCGCGACGTGTTCGCGGGCGGGGCGCGTGACGTCGCGGTCGCCGGCCCGGTGTGTGCCGAGGCGGGCGAGGCGCTCCACGAGTGACCGTGCCGCCGCCAGAATTGTTCGTCACCTGAATAAACGCTTAGGAGCGTGTGTCACGTACGCGTCCCACATGGTTGGGTTCTACGCCGGGTCCGACGGGAGCTACTACACCGAGTGGGAGGTCGCCCTGCGGATGGAGTCTGGCGACTGGGAGCCCTGCATGTGGGACACCGAGACGGGCTGGGAACTCGTCGAGGGCGACGGCGGTCTCGTCTGGCTCGTCCCCGTCGAGGCCTCGGACCTCCCCGCCTGGGTCGAGGTCAGGGAGACGCCCGAGGGGCCGGGCGACGAGGTCGTCGACACGCGTGGCTGACCGGACGCGCCCCGGGCGGCAGGAACCGACCGGCCTTTTGTGATGGCCACAGTAGGCGGCGCCATGACCGACGAGTCCCCACCCGACGCTCCCCGACGCCGGGCGGTGCTGGCGACGCTGGCCGGCGGTCTCGGCGTCTCGCTGGCCGGGTGTTCCAGCGGTCCCTCCTCCCCGACCCCCTCGGCCACCCCGCGGCCGACCGACCCGTCGACCGACTCCCCGACGGACGACGGGACCCCGACGGGCACCGACGTGCCGGTCGAGCGCCTCCGCACGCTGGGTGCGAGCGTCTACCACCTCTACGCCGTCGGCGCGTTCGAGGACGCTCGCCGCTACTACGCCGACCGTTTCGACGCCGACCTCGACACCGAGGAACTCCGCGGCGGCTGGGACGCGTGGACGGCCACCGCCGGCCGGTTCGAGGGCGTCGCCGGCACCGTCCACCGTACGCAGGAGGGGTTCGACGTGGTGAAGGTCGTCGGCGCGTTCCAGACCGGCCTCGTCGCCATCGACTTCGTCTTCGGTGGGAACGCCGACGTGGTCGGCCTGTTCCACAGCAACCCGAACACGGGTGAGTACGCGCCGCCGGGCTACGCCGCGAGCGAGGCGGTCGTCGAGTCCGGGGTGGCGCTCTCCGAGGCGTCCTGCGGCCTCCCGGCGGTGCTGACGACGCCGAGCGACTCGGGGAGCGGGACCGTCCCCGGCGTCGTCCTCGTCGGCGACGACGGCCCCCGGGACCGGAACGGCGCGGTCGGACCGAACCGCCCCCTGCAGGACCTCGCGTGGGGACTGGCCGACCGCGGCGTGGCGAGTCTCCGCTACGACTCGCGCGCACTCTCCTGCGACTCGCTCGCCCCCGAGGCGACGACGCTCGACGCCCTCGTCGAGGACGCCACCGTCGCCGTCGAGCGACTTCGCTCGCTCGACGGCGTGGGACCGGTCGCCGTCCTCGGGCACGGCCTCGGCGGGTGGATCGCCCCCCGCGTCGCGGCCGCGGCGACCGTCGACGGCGTGGCCGTCCTTGCGGCGCCCGGCCGACCGCTCACGACGACGCGCCCCGAGGCCGCCCAGCGCGTCGCCGAGGTCGACGGGACCGTCGAGGACACCGAGCAGCGGTGGGTCGACCACGTCACGAGCGAGGCCGACC includes the following:
- a CDS encoding DUF3887 domain-containing protein: MTDESPPDAPRRRAVLATLAGGLGVSLAGCSSGPSSPTPSATPRPTDPSTDSPTDDGTPTGTDVPVERLRTLGASVYHLYAVGAFEDARRYYADRFDADLDTEELRGGWDAWTATAGRFEGVAGTVHRTQEGFDVVKVVGAFQTGLVAIDFVFGGNADVVGLFHSNPNTGEYAPPGYAASEAVVESGVALSEASCGLPAVLTTPSDSGSGTVPGVVLVGDDGPRDRNGAVGPNRPLQDLAWGLADRGVASLRYDSRALSCDSLAPEATTLDALVEDATVAVERLRSLDGVGPVAVLGHGLGGWIAPRVAAAATVDGVAVLAAPGRPLTTTRPEAAQRVAEVDGTVEDTEQRWVDHVTSEADRVGDLAADETALGATGAFWASVADYDPVAETSGLSVPTHLLFGGRDFEVPEADRQRWTEAGAVQVVDAANHLLQTGEGPATPGEYAIPNTVAEAVVTDVAEFVTGL